GCCGACCTTGAACAGGCCCTCATCCTGTGCGCGGCCGGTGATGGCGCCCACGCCCTTGTCCGTGTAGGGATTCTCCAGGCCGTTGTTGTTGATGGCGGGGCCGGGCACGAAGTTGTCGGAGCCGTGGCAGGCGGTGCAGTTGCCCGCGCCGTTGAAGATCTGGCGGCCCTGGTTCTCCTGCGCGGTGAAGTTCGTGAAACCCGTCGCCACGCCGACGTCGAACTTCGTCTGGGTGGAGATGATGGAGCGGACGAACTGGGCGAGCGCGCGGGAGATCTTTCCGGAGGTGACCTCCGGGCTGCCGAAGGCGTCGTTGAACAGCGTGGCGTAGAACGGCTCCGCGGACAGGCGGGTGACCAGCGTGGGGAGCGTCATGCCCATTTCCACGGAGTTCTGGATCGGCTCCAGCACCTGGATCTCCAGCGTGGCGGAGCGTTCGTCCCAGAAAAACGCGCCGCGTTCATACCAGCGGGAGTTGGCCAGACCCATGGAGTTGCGGTCGGTATGGCCGCCGTTGAAGCCGGTGCTGAACCGCGCCGGATCGGAGAAGCCGTGGGCCTGCTGGTGGCAGGAGGCGCAGGAGATGGTCTGGTTGAGCGAGAGCCGCTTGTCGTAGAACAGGACCCTGCCCAGCGTCGCGCCGGAGTCCGTCACGCCATTGGCCGCCGGGGTGTTGTCCTGTCCGACGATGGGCTGGACGAGGAACCGCGCGGGGAGGGTGGGGGCGGCGTAGTTCGCGCGGGTGGAGGGGAGCAGCAGCGCGAGAGAGACGTCGTCCTTCGGCACCACGCGGGTGGGGTCATAGCTGGCGCGGTAGAAG
The sequence above is drawn from the Akkermansiaceae bacterium genome and encodes:
- a CDS encoding c-type cytochrome; its protein translation is MKPIRQTLIVAAMVPAAFAQLPSGAALRLTQPAGGTTVRLALSDPENHSYLIQSSPDLKTWSDVGTWKIYNGNINRNVALQSGGTLFYRASYDPTRVVPKDDVSLALLLPSTRANYAAPTLPARFLVQPIVGQDNTPAANGVTDSGATLGRVLFYDKRLSLNQTISCASCHQQAHGFSDPARFSTGFNGGHTDRNSMGLANSRWYERGAFFWDERSATLEIQVLEPIQNSVEMGMTLPTLVTRLSAEPFYATLFNDAFGSPEVTSGKISRALAQFVRSIISTQTKFDVGVATGFTNFTAQENQGRQIFNGAGNCTACHGSDNFVPGPAINNNGLENPYTDKGVGAITGRAQDEGLFKVGSLRNIALTAPYMHDGRFATLAEVVEFYNSGVVAHPNLSPPLRAGGPNGPPRRLNLTAQEKAALVAFLNTLTDTALSTDTRFSDPFNYGD